TCGGATGTTGTTGCTATTACTGGCTTTAGTACGAGAAGAATTTTTGGTGTGGGCGATTATCTTATTATTTATGCCGTTGATTGACGAACCGGCGCTAAATGATGTGACTGAATTGGATAACCAACGTGACGTTTGGGGATTACTGGCAATGGCTTTGTTGATTGTAATCATTCTGCCATTACCACAAGCGATCGCTAACTTTTTACAGATTTAAAAAGTATTAAAACACAACCAAAAAAGATGAGAAGGAGTCAGAAGACAGAATGGGCTACGCCCCGCTGCGCTAACAGAATTCAGAATACCCCAGCAGTCAAGTCAGGGGTTTCAGCAACGCCAGAATTTTTTCTCCTCCACGATAGCGACGCGGAAAGCAAGTCCGCGAGCGTCTTAAAATCGGGGGCTTTAAACCTCGATTCTCCATCCAGTCGCACAGAATCCATTCTGGATTCTGACTCCTGAATTCTGAATTCTTCTTCGGTAAGTTTGTACTACTTTGCTACTCATGTTAAAACGTAAAAGTAGTACGAAGTACACCTACAGTTGTTGTTTCGTTTCTGCTGTCACCTTCTGGGTTAAACAGAATAAAAGCACCAGGAGTAATGCTGATATTATCGTTGACTTTCATGCGATAATACCCTTCTAAATGGTAAGGAGTAGCCCGATTTTCACCAAGTTGAGCCGAACCACTAGCATCAGTACGGTAAAGGGGTTGACCAAAAAGAATCCCAGCAGTGTTTCCTGACTTGAATAAATCTCTGAAGTGAACTCCCGCCATCCAACTTGTAAAGGTGGTGGAAGCATTCACGCTATTTGAAGCAGCATCAACAAATATTGCTGCACCGTAACCAGATAAGGCTATCTTGGGAGATAATCGCCATGTTACCGTACCGCCAACAGAGTTGAGTGTGAGCGGTGTTCCAGTTGCAACCCCTGCTAAAGCACCGATATCACTACTAACTAATCCTGTAGCCAAAATATTGATTTCGTGATAACTGTGGGCATAGTTTAAACCAATATCCAGAGCGGGACTTGGCTTGAAGGTTAACTGTGTGGCAATAATACTACTACCACTAAATAAACCTGCTCCCAAAGGTGTAGTAGAAACTCCTGGTACTGCCTCACTAGCAGCTTTTTCGGGTAAATTGGCATTTACGCTGCCGTATAAAGCTCTTAAATCCAAATTTGGCGAAATATTAAAAATAAATCCCGCCGCCGATGCTAAACCAGTACCCGAAGTTCCACCAGAAACCCGTAGCACAGGATTCAAGTTGCCAAAACGAGAAATTGATTCTTGTCCTTCACCATAAAAAGGCGTAATTGCTGGGAAAGCATCTGATGTTTCCGCCGCAGTTCCCGCAAACAAGGTTAATTTATTAGCGACGGGAAAAATATACAGCAATTTGTAAAGCTGAACACTGTTTGCGCCAACACCCGACAAAGTATTGACATTTATCCCCGGAAATTGCGGCTCAAAACTGGTACGAGCGCTACTTGCACTTAAAAGCGGCGAAGCTAATCCTAAACTTTGTTGTAAGCTACCCTGTCCATCGGCTCCACCCAAAAAGTTATAGGCTTGCAATCCAGTAATTAATGAATCTTTACCAGTAAAGCTAGTGGTGAGATTTAACCGCACTCTATTGACTAAGATGATGTTCGAGTCGCTGTTATTGGGAGCGCCGCCAGTAGCACCAATCCCAGCAATAATTGCCTCACCATTAAGTTTTGTAGTAGTAGAAAACTGATTTGCTTCTAGTTTTGCTGTGCGAGCTTCTACAGCATCTACTCGACCTCGCAATGTTGCCAATTCCGCTGCAAATTGTTCTTGTAGTTTCTGCAACGTGGCTAAATCTTCTTTCTTGACCAAATCACCAGTTGCAGTCGCAATCAGTTCGTTGATTCGGTCTAAACAAGCATTTAAGCCAGCAGCAAATTCATAGCGAGTCATCGCCCGATTACCGCGATAGGTTTGATTGGGATAACCTGCGATACAACCATAGCGCTCAACTAAAGATTGGAGTGCTTGAAAAGCCCAATCTGTCGGCTGTACATCAGACAATTGGGATACGGATGTTACTTGTGCAAGTTTGTCTGATGGTTGAGATGAATTTGCAGATTGCGGTGTGATTGCCTGCAAAGAATTATTAGCAGAATCCACCTCTAATTTTTTTTGGCTTTCATTAGATATCGGTAATTCATCAGAAATAGTATTGGCTAAATTGCTTTTGTTTAAATAAACTTTTTCATGGCTTTCAACATCTTGATAAATTGTTAGATTTTTATTTTCAATCTCTAAATTAGGCAGGGCTTGTACTGGTGATAAACCAGCAATTAACCATAAAAAGCACACTCCCCCAGCAGAAGCTAATAGATATTTTGCCATGACAACTCCCAATCTATATATTAAATGGTGACAAACTTAATTGCGATATTTAAATGGTATTGATAAGTGATTTTAAAGTTAGCAAGATAGTCTTGTTAACTTTAAAATTTGCAAATCAGAAAGTTTATTCTTGATTTGACTTATCAAAGCATCAGGTTATATCGCACGTATTAAATTATAGTAAATACTATTTTTGCAAAGAATTAACATTTAGTACTATTGAGAATTCTAATAATTACTATTGACAAAAGAATAATTAGATTGGTGTACTTTTATGGTATTGGATATAAGATAAACGGTTATGAAATATAGCAATCTTAAATCAGTGGTGAATCAGTAGATACCCGACTTATTAGAGGATGTTTGAAAAGTCCTGATTGATGTTCAAATATTTTTACCCCACTCTAACCCTCGCCTTATAAAGGCTACGGTGTACACACAAGTCTTAAAATTCCCCCTAGTACTTGGTTTCGTCATCTAGCAATAGGATTGTGCGATCGCTCTGTCAGCCTGTTCGCAGCGTTCGCGAACAGCGTCTCGTAGAGAGGAGGAACGAAGAAGCAATCGCAAAAACTCACAGCAATACTTGTCGGGTTTTGGGGAAAAGGGGAAGGGGCGGGGGAAAGGGAAAGAAAAAACCTTTAACCCTTACCCTTTAACCTTTTCCCCAAATCAAATTCCGAGTTAAAAATGCAAAACCCGAGTAGTATTGCGATAAATCGCCGTCTCTACAATAATCGGTCTTTCCTCTTGACGGCGATTTATCTCGTCCTTGCGATCTATAATTTTCATCAAAAAACCTTAACCGAAGCGTATTGGAACCAATCTTTTCTCTAACCCCCTTCTCTTCTGTTAGGACGATGAAGTAAATTATTTGCCATGCCATCATCAGCTATGAAACAAAACGTCAGCCGAGGTTTTTCATGGCATTAGAAGGGGTGATTTTAGATATTGATGGAACACTAGTTTTAAGTAATGATGCTCATGCAAATACCTGGGTAGAGGCATTTGCAGCTTATGACTTGCAAGTGCCATTTGAAACAATTAGACCACTTATGGGCATGGGTGGAGATCAACTGATTCCCAAAGTAGTGCCAGAATTAAATGGTGAAGAAGGAACTGGCAAAGCGATCGCTCAAATACGCAAAAAACTATTACTTGACAAATATATACCACAAATCACTGCTGCTAATGGAAGCAGAAAATTAATATTAAAGATGCAGGAATCGGGATTGCATCTGGTTGTCGCTAGTTCAGCCAGTTCTCAAGAACTCGATATCATGCTCAAAATTGCCCAAGTAGATGATTTGCTCACGGAAGTAACTACATCCGATGATGCTGAAGCATCTAAACCTGCTCCTGACATTGTAGAAGCTGCCTTGAATAAAGGACAAATGACACCGGATAAAGTAGTGATGCTAGGAGATTCGCCTTACGATATTGAGTCTGCCGGCAAAGCAGGGGTAGCTGTGATTGGTTTGCGCTGCGGTGGCTTTAGCGATGAACAACTGTCGGGAGCGATCGCAATTTACAACGATCCAGAAGATTTGTTACAGCACTATGACTCTTCTATTCTGGGTACAAATGCTTAAATACTAAAAGGGTAGAAGTGCGATCGCACTTCTACCACAACTATACAAACTTGAGATATTTACAAGGCTGAAGCTAACTTCAATCTACAATTTAGTAACTCAAAGTTTGCAAGCTAGACAAAAGCAAGAGGTGGCAATTATAGAATAAAGTACAAGAATTAGAAATTGAAATGGCATCCAATACTTCTCGGGTTTTGCATTTTTAACTCGGAATCGGGTTTGGGGTAAAAGGTACTAGGTTTGGGTTAAAGGTTTTTTCTTTCCCTTTTCTCTTTCCCCCTTTCCCCTTAACTGAGAAGTATTTAAATGGCATCTTGCCCACCCCACAATCATATTGGAAAATATTAGTGCAAATTAAAGGCGCAACAGCTTAACTATATTCGTCAATTAAAATTTGGAATCTCTCATATTCTCTAATCGTATCAAAATCAGGATCGGTTTTAGCATTTTCCAATCTATTTGCTTCAAGTTTGATTGATTGTTGTAGGTTTTCTATTGCTAGAGTGACGTTGTTTTGTAGTGCGTAACAACAGGCTTTGTTATACCAGCAATCAGCATTGTCAGATTTAATTTCAATTGCTAGATCGTAGACAATCAATGCCTCTTCATAACGTTGCAATTTTATCAAACTGCCACCTTTGTTATTCCAAGCATTGATGTTATCTGACTTTAATTCAATAACTTTTTCGTAAGAGGCGATCGCCTCTTCATATTGTTGTAAATAATATAGGACATTGCCACGATCCAGCCAGAAACCATAAAAGTCAGAATAGATTGTAATTGCTTGATTGTATGAGTCTAAGGCTGCTTGATAATTTTTCTGTGCTGCTAAAGCTTGTCCTCGTAACCACCAAGTATTGCTATCTTCTGGTCTAATTTCTATTACTTTATCGTAGGCTGCGATCGCTTCTTCATAACGCTGTAATTTTGCCAAGGTTTCGCCTTGTTTATACCAAGCTTGATAAAAATCTAACTGAATGGCAATCGCTTGTTTATATGCTGCTAAAGCTTCTTCATCGCGTCCTAAATCTGTAAGAGCAATGCCCTGATAGTACCAAGTTTTTGAATCATCAGATTTGATTTCCAAAGCTTTTTGATATGAATCAACTGCTTCTGCATATCTTTGCAAAAAATAAAGGGAATAACCCCGTGAATACCAAGCATTAACGTAGTTTGGTTGAATCTTAATTACTCGATCGTAGGAGGCGATCGCTTCATCATGTTTGTTTAAAGAATAAAGCGCGTAGCCTCGCCAATACCAAGCATCAGCATTTTTGGGTTTATTTTTAATTATTTTGTCATAGCAAGCGATCGCCTGCTCATATTGTCGCGATGAGACTAATTTATCACCTTGTCTCTGTAACTCTTGGTTTTGATCTCTAAATATCCATAAAACTAAAACTAATCCAATAACTAAATACCGCGAATTCTCTCTAAATATTGCATTCGCAAAAACAGTTAAATTTTCTGGGAGATGAAGATATTCGCTAATTGTATGAGTGAAATTCCATAAAAACTGGTTAAAAGGTCTGGCAAACCATAACAAACCAATCAATATCCAAATTCCATATTTAGCAACCTGATTGATTTGCTGTTGAATTGCTTTTGGCAGCCACGGTTCGATAATTCCATAACCATCTAGGCCAGGAATAGGTAATAAATTAATCAAAACGACATAGATATTTAGGGAAATTATATAAGTTAGGGCAGTAATCAAAGCAAATAAAACTGAATTTGGATTTTCGATAGCTAAAGAATCCCAACCCAATTGAAAAGGCAGTGATAGCAGGTAAGCTAGAATCAAATTGGCAATTGGGCCAGCAGCCGAAACCGCACTTTTCCATTTGCGATCGCGTAATCGACTGTGATTAATATAAACTGCTCCCCCAGGTAGAGCAATACCGCCAATGAGGAGAAAAAATAACGGCATCATCAAACTCAAACTCGGTTCGGTATATTTGAGTGGGTTCAATGTCAAATACCCCTTATCTTTGACAGAAGTATCACCACCCCAATATGCTGCTATTGCATGACCAAACTCATGCAAACATAAAGACAATATCCAACCAAAACAGATAAAAGCTACTACTAGCCACATATTCATATTTATAGATATCTTATAAAAATCCTGGTTAATTTTTGATCGTATTGGCTTTTACAACAAATTTAAGCGAATAGAATTGCCTGCGGCACACTGCGTGAACGCGGCTACACAGGCGAAGTCCGCCTTTGCGGACTAAATTCAAATTCAGGCTTTGAAACCCAGGATCGGTAGCTTTTGTTTGTGTAGACGCGGTTTCTAACCGCCCGTTTCACGTTATGTTGACACCAATGAGCAATGCTGTGCCCTTACGACAGATGTAGTTCAAATACATGAAAACTGCTGTAATAGAGAAATCATCAGTGAGCGATCGCCTAAACTTTTGCCCACTGATGATTTATTCTCCCTCATAAATTCAATTGTCGCTATCAACAATTAAGGATAAAGACCCCTGTCAGTTAGCGCCTGAGCCACTCTACCCACCCCTAAAGTGTAAGCTGCTAACCTCAAGGAAATTTGGCGCACCTCCGACTGATGAATCACCTTACGGTAGGCTTGTACCATCAAATGCTCCATTTCGCGGTTGACACGCTCCTCATCCCAAAATACATAAGAAAGACCCTGTACCCACTCTAAATAACTCACGACTACACCGCCAGCATTCGCCAAAATATCCGGTAGCACTGTCACACCCCGCGCCTCTAATGCCAAGTTAGCCTCAAGAGTAACCGGGCCGTTAGCTGCTTCTGCGACAATTTGCGCCTGTACCTGATTAACGTTTTCTTCAGTGATTTGGTTTTCTAAAGCCGCTGGTATTAAGACATCACAGGGTAAAGTTAATAAATCTGCATTGCTAATTGGTACAGATTGCGGGAAACCCGCAATACTCTTGCGATTTTCAGCGGCGTAGACTTTTAACTTGGGAATATCAAGACCAACTTCAGAGAATATTCCCCCAGCGCCAGTTGAAACGGCGATAATTTTCGCGCCTGCTTCATATAGTAATTCTGCTGCGGCACAACCGACGTTACCGAAACCCTGAATCGCTACTCGCACTCCTACCAAGGATTTACCTCGATCTGCTAACGCCTCACGGACAATAATCATCGTGCCACGTCCGGTTGCCATTTCTCTTCCCAGAGAACCACCAATCGAAAGGGGTTTCCCAGTTACAACTCCTGGTACAGCATGACCAACATTTACAGAGTAAGTGTCCATCATCCAAGCCATTTCACGGGCAGAAGTACCCATATCTGGCGCAGGAATATCTACGGAAGGCCCAATATCTTTTATCAACTCGCTGATATAACGACGGCTAATTCTTTCTAATTCGCCAACGCTATAGTGTTTGGGATCTATAGCAATGCCACCCTTACCACCACCATAAGGAATACCTAACAAGGCACATTTCCAGGTCATCAGCATTGCTAGAGCGGATACTTCGCGCAATGTCACAGCCGGATGGAAACGAATTCCACCCTTGTATGGGCCTAAAACATCAGAGTGCTGTACCCGATGTCCAGCGAGAACTTGTATTTCCCCATCATCTAGTTTCACAGGTATGGAAACTGTGACAACTTTACGTGGGTGGCTGAGAATTTCTAGTAAACCCTGATTTAAATTTAATTCTTTAGCTGCCGCTTCTAAGTAGCTACAGGCTTGGTCAAATGGGCATATATGCGCCGGAGAAGCAGTTTCCGCCAGCAGCGAGGATTTTGAAATCATAAATTTTCTCCTAATCACGGTATCTTTACGAACCGGATATCATCTGTACTTAAGCTTATCCCTTTTTTTGAGAAAAACAAGATTTTTGTAGTTTTTGTTACAGTTTTATATTTTATATTTTGGTATGTGAAAAATATTCAAAAATCACCGTTTGTAGGGGCTCAAATTTGTGCATTGGTGTCAACTTAACGTGAAAGCAAGTCTAGAACTAGCTTTTAGATTGCCTCATTCCCAGTCTCCGACTGGGAATGCCGTCCTAGAGGCTCCGCCTCTCTTGCTGGCGGCAGAGCCACCAGGAGCAGCATTTCCAGCCGGAGCCTGGAAACGAGGTTTTAAAGGAGTTTTAGCTTAAGTTGACACAAATTTAATTGGTGTCAACTTAATCAAAATTTATATATTATGTCGGTAAGATAGTTAAACCCAAAAATTTTCACCTTGCTAAGGCGATCGCGGCATTCTGCCCCCCGAAGCCAAAACTCAAACATAATACCTGCTGAATTTTACTTAGACGTGCGGCTGTAACAATATCTAAATCAAACTCTGGCTGTTTCGAGCCTACAGAAGGTGGTAGTATTTGATGCTTTAATGCCATGAGAGAAAAAGCTACACCTAAAGCTCCAGATGCTCCTAATGTATGACCTGTGCTTCCCTTGGTGGAACTAACTGCCACGCCTTGGGGAAACATACGCTGGATTACCATACTCTCCATTTGGTCATTTAGCTGCGTAGCTGTGCCATGAGCATGAATATAATCGATATCGCTTGGTGATAGACAACTACGTTCTAAACATTGTTTGATAGCTGCGATCGCACTTTTTCCTTGAGGTTCTGGTGAATTACTATGATATGCATCGTTGGTTAAGCCAAAACCAAGAATTTCACCATACACTTTTGCTTGACGCTGTTTGGCAAACTCTGCTGATTCTAAGACAAACACAGCTGCGCCTTCACCCAACACTAAGCCTTCCCGATGCAAATCAAAGGGATAAGCCCCAGTTTTCGCCAAAGCACCCATTTGTTGAAACCCAGCTAAAGTTAAGGGTGTAATTGGCGCTTCCACTGCACCTGCGATCGCTTGTTGACATTGCCCAGTTTGGATAAGCATAGCTGCTTGGGCAATAGACCAAATTCCAGTCGCACAAGCTGCCATTGGTGCTAAAACTATCCCCGATGCACCGATTTGCCTTGCAGCTGCGATCGCATTTATATGAGGTAATGTATCTAGCCAATTTCCAAAAGACGACACGGGAAAATTTTCTGCCTCACTATACATTTGCCGTGCCAACTTCTCCCAAGAAGCTTGATAAGAGCGACTCGATCCAATGACTACAGCACAATCAGCTGCATGTGCAACCAACCCAGCGTCTTGCAAAGCAGAAGCAACAACCATCTGAGTTAATGCTG
This Nostoc sp. C052 DNA region includes the following protein-coding sequences:
- a CDS encoding iron uptake porin; translated protein: MAKYLLASAGGVCFLWLIAGLSPVQALPNLEIENKNLTIYQDVESHEKVYLNKSNLANTISDELPISNESQKKLEVDSANNSLQAITPQSANSSQPSDKLAQVTSVSQLSDVQPTDWAFQALQSLVERYGCIAGYPNQTYRGNRAMTRYEFAAGLNACLDRINELIATATGDLVKKEDLATLQKLQEQFAAELATLRGRVDAVEARTAKLEANQFSTTTKLNGEAIIAGIGATGGAPNNSDSNIILVNRVRLNLTTSFTGKDSLITGLQAYNFLGGADGQGSLQQSLGLASPLLSASSARTSFEPQFPGINVNTLSGVGANSVQLYKLLYIFPVANKLTLFAGTAAETSDAFPAITPFYGEGQESISRFGNLNPVLRVSGGTSGTGLASAAGFIFNISPNLDLRALYGSVNANLPEKAASEAVPGVSTTPLGAGLFSGSSIIATQLTFKPSPALDIGLNYAHSYHEINILATGLVSSDIGALAGVATGTPLTLNSVGGTVTWRLSPKIALSGYGAAIFVDAASNSVNASTTFTSWMAGVHFRDLFKSGNTAGILFGQPLYRTDASGSAQLGENRATPYHLEGYYRMKVNDNISITPGAFILFNPEGDSRNETTTVGVLRTTFTF
- a CDS encoding HAD family hydrolase yields the protein MALEGVILDIDGTLVLSNDAHANTWVEAFAAYDLQVPFETIRPLMGMGGDQLIPKVVPELNGEEGTGKAIAQIRKKLLLDKYIPQITAANGSRKLILKMQESGLHLVVASSASSQELDIMLKIAQVDDLLTEVTTSDDAEASKPAPDIVEAALNKGQMTPDKVVMLGDSPYDIESAGKAGVAVIGLRCGGFSDEQLSGAIAIYNDPEDLLQHYDSSILGTNA
- a CDS encoding tetratricopeptide repeat protein — translated: MNMWLVVAFICFGWILSLCLHEFGHAIAAYWGGDTSVKDKGYLTLNPLKYTEPSLSLMMPLFFLLIGGIALPGGAVYINHSRLRDRKWKSAVSAAGPIANLILAYLLSLPFQLGWDSLAIENPNSVLFALITALTYIISLNIYVVLINLLPIPGLDGYGIIEPWLPKAIQQQINQVAKYGIWILIGLLWFARPFNQFLWNFTHTISEYLHLPENLTVFANAIFRENSRYLVIGLVLVLWIFRDQNQELQRQGDKLVSSRQYEQAIACYDKIIKNKPKNADAWYWRGYALYSLNKHDEAIASYDRVIKIQPNYVNAWYSRGYSLYFLQRYAEAVDSYQKALEIKSDDSKTWYYQGIALTDLGRDEEALAAYKQAIAIQLDFYQAWYKQGETLAKLQRYEEAIAAYDKVIEIRPEDSNTWWLRGQALAAQKNYQAALDSYNQAITIYSDFYGFWLDRGNVLYYLQQYEEAIASYEKVIELKSDNINAWNNKGGSLIKLQRYEEALIVYDLAIEIKSDNADCWYNKACCYALQNNVTLAIENLQQSIKLEANRLENAKTDPDFDTIREYERFQILIDEYS
- a CDS encoding Glu/Leu/Phe/Val dehydrogenase, coding for MISKSSLLAETASPAHICPFDQACSYLEAAAKELNLNQGLLEILSHPRKVVTVSIPVKLDDGEIQVLAGHRVQHSDVLGPYKGGIRFHPAVTLREVSALAMLMTWKCALLGIPYGGGKGGIAIDPKHYSVGELERISRRYISELIKDIGPSVDIPAPDMGTSAREMAWMMDTYSVNVGHAVPGVVTGKPLSIGGSLGREMATGRGTMIIVREALADRGKSLVGVRVAIQGFGNVGCAAAELLYEAGAKIIAVSTGAGGIFSEVGLDIPKLKVYAAENRKSIAGFPQSVPISNADLLTLPCDVLIPAALENQITEENVNQVQAQIVAEAANGPVTLEANLALEARGVTVLPDILANAGGVVVSYLEWVQGLSYVFWDEERVNREMEHLMVQAYRKVIHQSEVRQISLRLAAYTLGVGRVAQALTDRGLYP
- a CDS encoding beta-ketoacyl-ACP synthase gives rise to the protein MVKVVFTGIGLVSALGGSLEDSWRNLIAGKSGIRLHQPFPELRPLPLGLIGQQPSELTALTQMVVASALQDAGLVAHAADCAVVIGSSRSYQASWEKLARQMYSEAENFPVSSFGNWLDTLPHINAIAAARQIGASGIVLAPMAACATGIWSIAQAAMLIQTGQCQQAIAGAVEAPITPLTLAGFQQMGALAKTGAYPFDLHREGLVLGEGAAVFVLESAEFAKQRQAKVYGEILGFGLTNDAYHSNSPEPQGKSAIAAIKQCLERSCLSPSDIDYIHAHGTATQLNDQMESMVIQRMFPQGVAVSSTKGSTGHTLGASGALGVAFSLMALKHQILPPSVGSKQPEFDLDIVTAARLSKIQQVLCLSFGFGGQNAAIALAR